The following proteins are co-located in the Rattus norvegicus strain BN/NHsdMcwi chromosome X, GRCr8, whole genome shotgun sequence genome:
- the LOC103690862 gene encoding 14-3-3 protein sigma-like: protein MGRCVTTFADCLQIVIFYCYLAEVATGDDKKRIIDSARSAYQEAMDISKKEMLPTNPIRLGLALNFSVFHYEIANSPEEAISLAKTTFDEAVADLHTLSEDSYKDSALIMQLLRDNLTLWTADNAGEEGGEAPEEPQS, encoded by the exons ATGGGACGCTGTGTCACCACGTTTGCAGATTGTTTGCAGATTG TAATTTTTTACTGCTACCTAGCTGAGGTGGCCACTGGTGATGACAAGAAGCGCATCATCGATTCTGCCCGGTCAGCCTACCAGGAGGCCATGGACATCAGCAAGAAGGAGATGCTGCCCACCAACCCCATACGCCTGGGCCTGGCCCTGAACTTTTCCGTCTTCCACTACGAGATAGCCAACAGCCCCGAGGAGGCCATCTCACTTGCCAAGACCACCTTCGACGAGGCCGTGGCCGATCTGCACACCCTCAGTGAGGACTCCTACAAGGACAGCGCCCTCATCATGCAGCTGCTGAGAGACAACCTGACGCTGTGGACAGCCGACAATGCTGGGGAAGAGGGTGGTGAAGCTCCAGAGGAGCCCCAGAGCTGA